A region of Drosophila suzukii chromosome 2L, CBGP_Dsuzu_IsoJpt1.0, whole genome shotgun sequence DNA encodes the following proteins:
- the ihog gene encoding interference hedgehog: MTPLTSSLLLLSLLTSRLEAIPVLEKTPAHPAHPAHTAHPSPGVRILRAPESLVAPLGDEVVLECETSLQPERFEWTHRASKSPGAGFKYFRTGTAKANVTQEAAISRLTILVRPDTLGEYRCIGWFGPLVVTSTTARLELASISLMGSQESESPLQWRVTAGNSVLWSCGQQVQSNPSASWSYYRNGVEIKPEFAGTNGNLFLSNVSSESSGNYSCQATNPASGEIIQLVGSLQLQVTPIQRSQSKSPHLLKGQPSSQVITSREGSSVLLLCPGVGSPPPTVVWSSPDVAGAVKNKRSKVSGHALEIANIGVQDAGTYICFQDNGVRHALEHYIHVRVEQPPQIVRSPWTNITNEGEHLQLDCEATGVPSPQIYWLLNGHSSLDDTEAELSTNSLVLHSVLKRHAGYVQCFARNTLGEDSAGTLLEVNAKQIQEPRESGGTHRPKPNQGTKLKQMFPPSPPNVTRLTDESVMLRWMVPRNDGLPIVIFKVQYRMVGKRKSWQTTNDNIPYGKPKWNSELGKSFTASVTDLKPEHTYRFRILAIYSNNDNKESNTSAKFYLQPGAALDPMPVPELLEIEEYSETAVVLHWSLASDADERLITGYYAYYRPSSSAGEYFKATIEGAQARSFKIAPLETATIYEFKLQSFSSVSASEFSALKQGRTQRPKTSTTEEPTQQMGDSTTPSHNETFSMSPMLTGTIGGGAVLMLLLISTCLCVCRRRNSRDRGNNPNKPRMAELRDDFVPLGNCSPTKQRQRTRHIHITLNPLAQQQQQAMEEKNDTDQDTPYYQRPSNYDYDPGLRRMSSSSLRRSQRTLERAGGSNGSNNGNNNNLNQSAEAGLVDNPGKPGRVLIKRPRLSSRSENLSSGSLNSVGV; encoded by the coding sequence ATGACGCCGCTCACATCCTCGCTGCTGCTCCTCTCGCTGCTGACGTCGCGGCTCGAAGCAATTCCGGTTTTGGAGAAGACCCCCGCCCATCCTGCACATCCCGCTCACACCGCCCATCCCTCGCCTGGCGTGCGAATTCTTCGCGCACCCGAATCTTTGGTGGCGCCCCTGGGAGACGAGGTGGTGCTGGAGTGCGAGACCAGTTTGCAGCCAGAGCGTTTCGAATGGACTCATCGTGCTAGCAAATCACCAGGCGCCGGATTCAAGTACTTTCGGACAGGCACGGCCAAGGCGAATGTCACCCAGGAGGCGGCCATATCGCGGCTAACGATTCTCGTTCGGCCGGACACTTTGGGAGAGTACCGATGCATTGGCTGGTTCGGTCCACTGGTGGTCACCTCCACCACAGCCCGCCTGGAGCTGGCCAGCATTAGCCTGATGGGTAGCCAGGAATCGGAATCGCCCCTTCAATGGCGTGTGACTGCTGGAAACTCTGTCCTCTGGTCTTGCGGACAACAGGTGCAATCCAATCCGTCTGCCAGTTGGTCCTACTACCGAAACGGAGTGGAAATCAAACCAGAGTTTGCCGGCACGAATGGAAATCTGTTTCTAAGCAACGTATCCTCTGAATCCTCAGGCAACTACTCCTGTCAGGCCACCAATCCTGCCTCTGGCGAAATAATTCAGCTGGTCGGCTCGCTGCAACTGCAGGTTACACCAATCCAGAGGTCGCAGAGCAAATCCCCACACTTGCTCAAGGGACAGCCGAGCTCTCAAGTAATAACCAGCCGGGAAGGTAGCTCGGTGCTGCTGCTATGTCCTGGAGTAGGATCACCGCCACCCACTGTTGTCTGGAGCAGTCCCGATGTCGCTGGAGCAGTTAAGAATAAGCGTTCAAAAGTTTCTGGTCATGCTCTGGAGATAGCCAACATTGGAGTCCAGGATGCAGGCACTTATATCTGTTTCCAGGACAATGGTGTTCGTCATGCGCTGGAGCACTATATACATGTGCGCGTAGAGCAACCGCCGCAGATTGTTCGATCACCATGGACAAATATAACCAACGAGGGCGAGCACTTGCAGCTGGATTGCGAGGCCACGGGAGTGCCTTCGCCACAGATCTATTGGCTGCTGAACGGACATAGCAGTCTTGATGATACGGAGGCTGAGCTGAGCACCAATTCCCTTGTATTGCACAGTGTCTTGAAGCGTCATGCCGGCTACGTCCAGTGCTTTGCCCGGAATACTCTGGGCGAAGACAGTGCCGGTACCCTACTAGAGGTGAATGCCAAACAGATACAGGAACCCCGTGAATCGGGAGGAACCCACCGTCCAAAGCCGAACCAGGGAACCAAACTGAAGCAGATGTTCCCACCTTCTCCGCCAAACGTGACCCGACTCACCGACGAATCTGTAATGCTCCGCTGGATGGTGCCCCGCAACGATGGATTGCCCATTGTGATTTTCAAGGTGCAGTACCGCATGGTTGGCAAGCGCAAAAGCTGGCAGACCACCAACGATAACATACCTTACGGGAAGCCAAAATGGAACTCCGAGCTGGGCAAGAGCTTCACGGCCTCGGTGACAGATTTAAAGCCTGAGCATACATACCGCTTCCGCATCTTGGCCATTTATTCAAACAACGACAATAAGGAGAGCAATACCTCGGCCAAGTTTTACCTCCAGCCAGGCGCAGCTCTTGATCCGATGCCAGTGCCGGAACTGCTGGAGATCGAGGAATATTCGGAAACGGCGGTGGTGCTGCACTGGAGCTTGGCCAGCGATGCGGATGAACGACTGATTACAGGCTACTATGCATACTATCGCCCCTCGTCATCAGCTGGCGAATATTTCAAGGCTACCATTGAGGGTGCTCAGGCGAGGAGTTTTAAAATCGCTCCCCTGGAAACGGCCACCATCTACGAGTTCAAGCTGCAGTCCTTTAGCTCTGTCTCCGCTTCCGAATTTAGTGCCCTCAAACAGGGACGAACCCAGCGTCCCAAAACCAGCACCACGGAGGAGCCTACCCAGCAGATGGGCGATTCTACCACTCCCAGTCACAACGAAACGTTTAGCATGAGTCCCATGCTGACGGGCACAATTGGCGGCGGAGCAGTTCTTATGCTGCTTTTGATCAGCACTTGTTTGTGCGTGTGCCGGCGGAGGAATTCCCGAGACAGAGGAAACAATCCAAACAAACCACGAATGGCGGAGCTGCGGGATGATTTCGTGCCACTTGGAAACTGCTCTCCCACCAAGCAGCGCCAACGAACCCGTCACATTCACATCACCCTCAATCCGCTGGcccaacaacagcagcaggcgATGGAGGAGAAGAACGACACGGACCAGGATACGCCCTACTATCAGCGACCATCCAACTACGATTACGATCCCGGCCTGCGGAGGATGTCCTCCTCCTCGCTGCGTCGCTCACAACGCACGCTGGAACGTGCTGGCGGCAGTAATGGCTCCAACAAcggcaacaataacaatcTGAATCAATCCGCAGAGGCGGGTCTTGTCGACAATCCCGGAAAGCCAGGACGCGTACTCATCAAGCGACCTCGGCTGTCCAGTCGCTCCGAGAACCTTTCTTCCGGCAGCCTCAACAGCGTGGGCGTGTAA
- the Fgop2 gene encoding FGFR1 oncogene partner 2 homolog — protein MSNLSVGQMIMDAQRMANRVKDLDALGSALLEEAETNNRLVESLRQYQDDIESLNRISNNKTNADMVNRIQQQNINSSEILKENRELKICIEDYERVMELMMQKYREHTVSKVLDSKFNFKELYNERMWQVIREQREKINEMAAVMQRAASVDDGMVQRELQTISQLRLENETLRELLQISKQYGSAQRPIRESDHLLEEKAVQTDSIADDSADDLSISGASVENMNNNSVIQMYSSPEQPVKAVPAAATNNSFTTAPVQSQNDTQAPIVTPETTAAPPAPAEEPVANENNNGPAVNPTSAPPPATTLIESGEDQAAVAPAT, from the coding sequence ATGTCGAACCTATCCGTCGGCCAGATGATAATGGACGCGCAGCGCATGGCCAACCGGGTCAAGGACCTGGACGCCCTGGGCTCGGCGCTCCTCGAGGAGGCGGAGACCAACAATCGGCTGGTGGAGAGTCTGCGGCAGTACCAGGACGACATCGAATCCCTCAACCGCATCTCGAACAACAAAACCAACGCGGACATGGTCAATCGCATCCAGCAACAGAACATCAATAGCTCAGAGATCCTCAAGGAGAACCGTGAGCTAAAGATCTGCATCGAGGACTACGAGCGGGTGATGGAGCTGATGATGCAGAAGTACCGCGAGCACACCGTCTCCAAGGTTCTGGACAGTAAGTTCAACTTTAAGGAGCTGTACAATGAGCGTATGTGGCAGGTGATACGGGAGCAGCGCGAGAAGATCAACGAAATGGCCGCCGTGATGCAGCGGGCGGCCAGTGTGGACGACGGCATGGTGCAGCGGGAGCTGCAGACCATATCCCAGCTGCGCCTGGAGAACGAAACGCTGCGTGAGCTGCTCCAAATCTCCAAGCAATACGGCTCCGCCCAGCGACCAATTCGGGAGAGCGATCACCTGCTGGAGGAGAAGGCCGTGCAGACGGACAGCATTGCGGACGACTCCGCCGACGACCTGTCCATATCAGGCGCCTCGGTGGAGAACATGAACAACAACTCTGTTATCCAAATGTACAGCAGCCCGGAGCAGCCGGTAAAGGCTGTCCCCGCCGCCGCCACCAATAACTCATTCACCACTGCCCCAGTTCAGAGTCAAAATGACACTCAAGCTCCCATTGTGACGCCTGAGACGACGGCGGCGCCGCCGGCGCCGGCTGAGGAGCCTGTGGCCAATGAGAACAACAACGGACCTGCTGTCAACCCAACCAGTGCGCCACCGCCAGCGACGACGCTAATCGAATCTGGCGAGGATCAGGCGGCTGTAGCGCCCGCAACATGA
- the LOC108015180 gene encoding uncharacterized protein — translation MSVKDEDISFEILSAHHVELEELHLELMALSRENTRKLLALPQLKKLRIDEFEDVNDLLGSMVEMRGQDVVSLTCNENFWLYLIPNYFKNVRKVCIINEGVVEGIWTVKSFNKSLREFPSLVELYLEDITIWGTGDEFWDMIYSCPQLQLLYLNNHEIDDGFFEFSESTMDKALYQRQDPLVIHFLKSSHEELIFKLLSHSKLEISFNVLKDAYPNLYGGLLELEFTALKS, via the exons ATGAGTGTTAAGGACGAGGACATTAGTTTTGAAATATTATCTGCTCATCATGTG GAACTAGAGGAACTGCACTTGGAACTGATGGCCCTCAGCAGGGAAAACACAAGGAAGCTTTTGGCTCTGCCACAGTTGAAAAAACTTCGCATTGATGAATTCGAAGATGTAAATGATTTGCTAGGCAGCATGGTCGAAATGCGAGGACAAGATGTAGTTTCACTTACTTGCAATGAAAACTTTTGGCTTTATCTTATTCCcaactattttaaaaatgtgcGAAAAGTGTGCATCATAAATGAAGGAGTTGTGGAAGGAATATGGACAGTTAAAAGCTTTAACAAAAGTCTCAGAGAATTTCCTAGTTTGGTAGAATTGTATTTGGAGGACATAACCATTTGGGGTACTGGCGATGAGTTTTGGGACATGATATACTCCTGTCCCCAGCTtcaattattatatttaaataatcacGAAATAGATGACGGATTCTTTGAGTTTAGTGAGTCGACAATGGACAAGGCTTTATATCAGCGGCAAGATCCTTTGGTTatccattttttaaaatcttcGCATGAAGAATTG ATTTTTAAGCTTCTGAGTCATTCCAAACTAGAGATTTCCTTTAATGTCCTTAAGGATGCTTATCCAAATTTGTACGGTGGCCTTTTAGAACTGGAATTCACCGCGCTGAAGTCGTAA
- the Gas41 gene encoding YEATS domain-containing protein 4 — translation MTDFGGDSGGRLKGVTIVKPIVYGNIARSFGKKREEDGHTHQWKVYLKPYYNEDMSIYVKKVHFKLHESYANPNRIVVKPPYEITETGWGEFEVVIKIYFNDQSERPVTCYHILKLFQSPVVDGELTSSTTMDTKKGLVSESYEEIVFQEPTQVMQHYLLLSEQSANGLLSHDTDFEEKKTKTLDNIVNVKQKVKGEIVTLKDKLKLARETISKFKAELAKVQKQPA, via the exons ATGACTGACTTTGGAGGAGATTCGGGTGGCCGGCTAAAGGGCGTGACCATAGTCAAGCCCATTGTGTACGGGAACATAGCTCGATCCTTCGGAAAGAAGCGGGAGGAGGATGGACACACGCACCAGTGGAAGGTCTATTTGAAGCCCTACTACAACGAGGACATGTCCATTTATGTAAAGAAGGTGCATTTTAAGTTGCATGAGAGCTACGCCAATCCCAACAGGATCGTGGTTAAGCCGCCCTACGAGATCACGGAGACAGGATGGGGAGAATTTGAGGTGGTCATCAAGATTTACTTCAATGATCAATCGGAGCGCCCGGTTACATGCTACCACATTCTGAAGCTCTTCCAGTCGCCCGTCGTCGATGGCGAACTAACCTCCAGCACCACCATGGACACGAAGAAGGGTTTGGTCTCCGAGTCGTACGAGGAGATCGTGTTCCAAGAACCCACCCAGGTCATGCAGCATTACCTCTTGCTCTCGGAACAGAGTGCCAATGGACTTTTAAGCCACGACACTGACT ttGAGGAAAAGAAGACAAAAACGCTGGACAACATTGTCAACGTTAAACAAAAGGTCAAGGGGGAGATTGTTACCCTTAAGGACAAACTTAAGCTGGCACGTGAGACCATATCAAAATTCAAAGCGGAATTAGCCAAGGTGCAAAAGCAACCTGCGTAA